In Collimonas arenae, a single genomic region encodes these proteins:
- the creD gene encoding cell envelope integrity protein CreD, translating into MNRPLLFKLLAIFILTLLILIPLGLIRDTVQDRQQHRQDAIASIAASYAGGQTITGPVLVVPYKIKIDEVAQDAEGKKTFRSRNENRQYLFFPKDLQMQGELLPGERYRGLHKVHVYELQSSFNGRIDYQLPSAAQLAADQITLSHPYLAIGISDVRGLLGSPLLKISGQALALEQGAGGLGKGMHAALPQSGLVENGSIDVSLAMTVAGTESLAITPIGDNNRFELSSSWPHPQFGGSFLPRSRSISEQGFRAVWEVSSLASNAQRQLRSDDKTGIESLDIQLAEPVNIYSQADRATKYGLLFVLLTFVGFFIFEMIKQLPIHPIQYLLVGLGLAIFFLILVSLSEHIPFWQAYLAASAACISLLTFYLSQVLRSIGRGLGFGAMLTMLYGTLYGLLISEDNALMLGSLMLFVILAVIMIVTRKIDWYQTAVIKTPQAD; encoded by the coding sequence ATGAACCGACCCTTGCTATTCAAATTATTGGCCATTTTCATCCTGACGCTGCTGATCCTGATTCCACTGGGCCTGATCCGCGATACCGTGCAAGACCGCCAGCAGCACCGGCAAGATGCGATTGCATCGATCGCCGCCAGCTATGCCGGTGGACAGACCATCACCGGACCTGTGTTGGTAGTGCCGTACAAGATCAAGATCGACGAAGTGGCGCAGGATGCCGAGGGCAAGAAAACCTTCCGCAGCCGCAACGAAAACCGTCAGTACCTGTTTTTCCCGAAAGACCTGCAGATGCAGGGCGAGCTGCTGCCGGGCGAGCGCTATCGGGGTTTGCACAAAGTGCACGTGTATGAGTTGCAAAGCAGCTTCAACGGCCGCATCGACTATCAATTGCCGTCGGCAGCGCAACTGGCGGCGGATCAGATCACCTTGTCGCATCCCTACCTGGCCATCGGCATCAGCGATGTCCGCGGCTTGCTTGGTTCGCCACTATTGAAAATAAGCGGCCAGGCACTGGCGCTGGAGCAAGGCGCGGGCGGCTTGGGTAAAGGCATGCATGCGGCTTTGCCGCAGTCTGGCCTGGTGGAGAACGGCAGCATCGACGTGTCGCTTGCCATGACCGTAGCCGGCACCGAGAGCCTGGCGATTACGCCGATTGGCGACAACAATCGCTTCGAGCTCTCTTCCAGCTGGCCGCATCCGCAATTCGGCGGCAGCTTTTTGCCGCGCTCCCGCAGCATCTCGGAGCAAGGTTTCCGCGCCGTATGGGAAGTTTCCTCTCTGGCCTCCAATGCCCAGCGCCAATTGCGCAGCGATGACAAGACGGGGATTGAAAGCCTGGATATCCAGCTGGCCGAACCGGTGAATATCTACTCGCAGGCTGATCGTGCAACCAAGTACGGCTTGCTGTTCGTGCTGCTGACTTTCGTCGGATTCTTCATTTTTGAAATGATCAAGCAGCTACCTATCCATCCGATCCAGTATCTGCTGGTAGGGCTCGGGCTGGCGATCTTTTTCCTGATACTGGTCAGTCTGTCTGAGCATATCCCCTTCTGGCAGGCTTATCTGGCCGCCAGCGCCGCCTGCATCAGCTTGCTGACCTTCTACCTGAGCCAGGTGCTGCGCAGCATAGGCCGCGGCCTCGGCTTTGGCGCCATGCTGACCATGTTATACGGCACCTTGTACGGTTTGCTGATTTCAGAAGACAATGCACTGATGCTGGGCAGCCTGATGCTGTTCGTGATTCTGGCTGTGATAATGATCGTTACCCGCAAAATCGACTGGTATCAAACCGCTGTAATCAAAACGCCGCAGGCAGATTAA
- a CDS encoding basic amino acid ABC transporter substrate-binding protein, which translates to MKLTFVKTTLLALLVATGLSACGKHEEAPAASAAVKEYVVGTGATYAPFEYENEHKELVGFDIDVMKAVAAKEGIQVKFVNTPFDGIFTALAQGDRDIIISGLTITEKRKQTVDFSDPYFEAGQVIVVPNDSKILKITDLKPLKVGVLQGSTGDDMMQKLAGDNNENIKRFESSPLALKELETGGVSAVIADKGAVAHYLSNNQVKGLRMVTDDNFPKEYFGIAVQKGNAALLGKINQGLAAIKADGSYDKLHAQYFDAAK; encoded by the coding sequence ATGAAACTTACTTTTGTCAAAACAACCCTGTTGGCCCTATTGGTCGCGACTGGACTCAGCGCCTGCGGCAAACATGAGGAGGCGCCTGCCGCCAGCGCAGCGGTGAAAGAATATGTGGTCGGCACCGGCGCTACCTATGCACCATTCGAGTATGAGAACGAACACAAGGAACTGGTCGGCTTCGACATCGACGTGATGAAGGCAGTTGCGGCAAAGGAAGGTATCCAGGTCAAGTTCGTCAACACACCTTTCGACGGCATTTTCACTGCGCTGGCGCAGGGTGACCGCGACATCATCATTTCCGGCCTGACGATTACCGAGAAACGCAAACAGACCGTCGATTTTTCGGATCCTTATTTCGAAGCCGGCCAGGTAATCGTGGTGCCGAACGATTCCAAGATCCTGAAAATTACCGATCTCAAGCCGCTCAAGGTTGGCGTCCTGCAAGGTTCCACCGGCGACGACATGATGCAGAAGCTGGCAGGCGACAACAACGAAAACATCAAGCGTTTTGAATCCAGCCCGCTGGCTCTGAAAGAGCTGGAAACCGGCGGCGTCAGCGCGGTGATCGCCGACAAGGGCGCAGTCGCGCATTACCTGTCCAACAACCAGGTCAAGGGTCTGCGGATGGTGACGGACGACAATTTCCCAAAAGAGTATTTCGGTATCGCCGTACAAAAGGGCAATGCCGCGTTGCTGGGGAAGATCAACCAGGGTCTGGCCGCTATCAAGGCTGACGGCAGTTACGACAAGTTGCACGCGCAGTATTTTGACGCCGCCAAGTAA
- the creC gene encoding two-component system sensor histidine kinase CreC translates to MKLGIRILLGYFLIVGLAGVFIQRVFLAEVKPAVRQAMEDTLVDTANILAELAADDMKQNRIADGNFASRVREYAHRDINAKIWSFRKTTLDYRIYVTDLKGIVLFDSTGRAVGQDYSRRNDVYLTLQGSYGVRSTRDVDSDERSTVMHVAAPIIDDGKMIGVLTVAKPNNTLQPAISQSERTILRWGGLLLFLSLAVGLAVTLWISRSLGALQRYARAVTAGERAQPPAKGASEIVELGQALESMRQKLEGKQYVEHYIHSLTHEMKSPLAAIQGAAELLDEDLPDTQRRRFAHNIRSQSQRLAELIEKMLALAAIEHRQTLENVVTVDLGGLLDEVLELLEPRLRQASLTVHIGRSQLGPKVRPKIRGEVFLLRQALINLLENAIDFSPAGSEITLKTDFSVAGTVKLSVLDNGPGIPSYALTRVFERFYSLPRPGSSEKSTGLGLCFVQQVAQLHHGQISLHNRSEGGAEAQLTLPAEPA, encoded by the coding sequence ATGAAACTCGGCATCCGCATCCTGCTCGGCTACTTCCTGATCGTCGGCCTGGCCGGGGTCTTCATCCAGCGCGTGTTCCTGGCTGAAGTAAAGCCGGCAGTACGCCAGGCGATGGAGGATACGCTGGTCGATACCGCCAATATCCTGGCCGAACTGGCCGCCGACGACATGAAGCAAAACCGCATCGCCGACGGCAACTTCGCCAGCCGCGTGCGCGAATATGCGCATCGCGACATCAACGCCAAGATCTGGAGTTTTCGCAAGACCACGCTGGATTACCGCATCTATGTCACCGACCTCAAAGGCATCGTGCTGTTCGACTCCACCGGCCGCGCGGTGGGCCAGGATTATTCTCGCCGCAACGACGTCTACCTGACCTTGCAAGGCAGCTACGGCGTGCGCTCTACGCGCGACGTCGACAGCGACGAGCGCAGCACCGTGATGCATGTGGCCGCGCCGATCATCGACGACGGCAAGATGATTGGCGTGCTCACCGTCGCCAAGCCCAACAACACCCTGCAGCCGGCAATCTCGCAAAGCGAGCGGACCATCCTGCGCTGGGGTGGTTTGCTGCTGTTCCTGTCGCTGGCCGTGGGGCTCGCCGTCACCTTGTGGATCAGCCGCTCGCTGGGCGCATTGCAGCGCTACGCACGCGCCGTGACCGCCGGCGAACGTGCGCAGCCGCCAGCCAAAGGCGCCAGCGAAATCGTCGAGCTGGGCCAGGCGCTTGAATCGATGCGGCAAAAGCTGGAGGGCAAGCAGTATGTCGAGCACTATATCCATAGCCTGACGCATGAAATGAAAAGCCCGCTGGCGGCGATCCAGGGCGCGGCCGAACTGCTCGATGAAGATTTGCCGGATACCCAGCGCCGCCGCTTCGCGCACAACATCCGCAGCCAGTCGCAGCGGCTGGCGGAACTGATAGAAAAAATGCTGGCGCTGGCGGCCATCGAGCACCGGCAGACGCTGGAAAATGTGGTCACGGTGGATCTCGGCGGTTTGCTGGATGAAGTGCTCGAATTGCTTGAACCACGCCTGCGGCAAGCATCCCTGACGGTGCACATAGGCCGGTCGCAGCTGGGACCAAAAGTGCGGCCGAAGATACGAGGCGAGGTTTTCTTGTTACGGCAAGCGCTGATCAACCTGCTGGAGAACGCGATTGATTTTTCACCTGCAGGCAGCGAGATCACGCTCAAGACGGATTTCTCGGTGGCTGGAACCGTCAAGCTATCGGTACTGGATAACGGCCCCGGCATACCGTCCTATGCACTGACGCGCGTATTTGAGCGTTTTTACTCCCTGCCGCGACCAGGCAGCAGTGAAAAGAGCACCGGCCTCGGCCTCTGCTTCGTACAACAGGTAGCGCAACTGCATCACGGCCAGATCAGCTTGCATAACCGCAGCGAAGGCGGCGCCGAGGCTCAGCTGACGCTGCCGGCCGAGCCTGCATAA
- a CDS encoding hydroxymethylglutaryl-CoA lyase: MTFPSKVKIVEVGPRDGLQNEKETIPAEVKIALVDQLTQAGFANIEAASFVSPKWVPQMATSTEVMAAIQRKPGVIYSALVPNMKGLEAALAAGADEMVIFGAASEAFSQKNINCSIAESIERFRDVATLAKQEGKRLRGSISCVFGCPYQGEVGIDSVVDVLHRLRDLGCDEIDIADTIGVATPNKVHAVMQRLVQEFPIDRLSGHFHDTYGQALANIYASLEVGISIYHSSVAGLGGCPYAKGATGNVASEDVLYLMQGLGIETGIDLDKVVDAGQFISRHLGRKSASHAGNAIAAKRAAS, encoded by the coding sequence ATGACATTCCCAAGTAAAGTGAAAATCGTTGAAGTTGGTCCACGCGACGGCTTGCAGAACGAAAAGGAAACCATCCCGGCCGAGGTCAAGATCGCATTGGTCGACCAGCTCACGCAAGCCGGTTTCGCCAACATCGAGGCAGCTTCGTTTGTGTCGCCGAAATGGGTGCCGCAGATGGCTACCTCGACTGAAGTGATGGCGGCCATCCAGCGCAAGCCGGGCGTAATTTATTCCGCACTGGTACCCAACATGAAAGGACTGGAAGCCGCATTGGCGGCCGGCGCCGACGAGATGGTGATCTTTGGCGCGGCCTCGGAGGCTTTCTCGCAAAAAAATATCAATTGTTCGATTGCTGAATCGATCGAGCGTTTCCGCGACGTTGCGACGCTGGCCAAGCAAGAAGGCAAGCGCCTGCGCGGCAGCATCAGCTGCGTGTTCGGCTGTCCTTACCAGGGCGAAGTCGGCATCGATTCGGTGGTCGATGTGCTGCACCGTTTGCGTGACCTCGGCTGCGACGAAATCGACATTGCCGATACCATCGGCGTCGCCACGCCGAACAAGGTCCACGCGGTGATGCAACGGCTGGTGCAGGAATTCCCGATCGACCGCCTGTCCGGACATTTCCACGATACCTACGGCCAGGCGTTGGCGAACATCTACGCCAGCCTGGAAGTCGGCATTTCGATTTATCATTCGTCGGTTGCGGGTCTGGGCGGCTGTCCGTACGCCAAGGGTGCGACAGGCAACGTAGCGTCTGAGGACGTGCTGTATCTGATGCAGGGGCTCGGGATTGAAACCGGCATCGACCTCGACAAGGTGGTTGACGCCGGCCAGTTCATCTCGCGTCATCTGGGTCGTAAGTCCGCCAGCCATGCCGGCAATGCAATTGCGGCCAAGCGGGCTGCCAGCTAA
- a CDS encoding 2-hydroxyacid dehydrogenase, which translates to MKLLCYVPPGSDFENWIADFSKALPEAEVRFWQEGDNAPADYALVWRPPAAMLQGRRDLKAIFNLGAGVDAILKLGDALPAGVPLIRIEDGGMAIQMASYVTHAVLGYFGRYDIYRQQAARREWRPLPEPDKRAFSVGILGLGVLGSRIAAALAHFDFPVNGWSRTPKDFPGVRNFVGDDALDGFLRASRVLVCILPLTDATRGIVNRENLLKLQKGAEGAYLINVARGGHVVEADLLALIKEGQIAAATLDVFEQEPLPPNHPFWQEPRISITPHISAITVDEDSVQQISAKIQLLEQGKAVSGTIDRSNGY; encoded by the coding sequence GGAAGTCCGCTTCTGGCAGGAAGGCGATAACGCCCCGGCCGATTACGCCCTGGTCTGGCGTCCACCCGCAGCCATGCTGCAAGGACGTCGCGATCTCAAAGCGATTTTCAACCTGGGCGCAGGTGTCGACGCCATCTTGAAACTGGGCGACGCGCTGCCAGCCGGCGTGCCGCTGATCCGCATCGAGGACGGCGGCATGGCGATCCAGATGGCCAGCTATGTGACGCACGCCGTACTCGGCTATTTTGGCCGCTATGACATTTACCGGCAGCAGGCCGCGCGCCGCGAATGGCGGCCGTTGCCGGAGCCGGACAAGCGCGCATTCAGCGTCGGCATTCTCGGCCTTGGCGTGCTCGGATCGCGGATCGCTGCGGCGCTGGCGCATTTCGATTTTCCCGTGAATGGCTGGAGCCGCACTCCCAAGGATTTTCCTGGCGTGCGCAATTTTGTCGGCGACGACGCGCTCGACGGTTTCTTGCGGGCTTCACGTGTGCTGGTCTGCATCTTGCCATTGACCGACGCCACGCGCGGCATCGTCAATCGGGAAAACCTGCTGAAATTGCAGAAAGGCGCGGAAGGCGCATACTTGATCAACGTTGCACGCGGCGGACACGTCGTCGAGGCCGATTTGCTGGCGCTGATCAAGGAGGGGCAGATTGCAGCGGCAACGCTGGATGTATTCGAGCAAGAGCCGCTACCGCCGAATCATCCCTTCTGGCAGGAGCCGCGCATCAGTATCACGCCGCATATTTCAGCCATCACTGTCGACGAAGATTCAGTACAGCAGATCAGCGCCAAGATACAACTGCTGGAACAAGGAAAAGCGGTGAGCGGCACTATCGATCGTAGTAACGGTTACTAA
- a CDS encoding YbaK/EbsC family protein, translating into MDKLPESAQRVADLLTTIGHDKPVVMLPETGKTSAEAAAGLGCSVAEIAKSIVFRRLSDDAAVMVVASGSNRVDENKVAAIVGPLGKADARFVKERIGYAIGGVCPIGHVGKTVMLIDEDLLQLTNVWAAAGHPHAVFNLTPKQLVTMTAAPVADVALRA; encoded by the coding sequence ATGGATAAATTACCGGAAAGCGCGCAGCGCGTTGCCGATCTGCTGACGACTATCGGCCATGACAAGCCTGTCGTGATGTTGCCGGAAACCGGCAAGACTTCCGCCGAAGCTGCTGCCGGGCTTGGCTGCAGCGTGGCTGAAATCGCCAAGTCGATCGTGTTCCGGCGGCTGTCCGATGACGCCGCCGTGATGGTGGTCGCCAGCGGCAGCAATCGCGTCGATGAAAACAAGGTCGCCGCCATCGTCGGTCCGCTGGGCAAGGCCGACGCCCGCTTCGTCAAGGAGCGTATCGGTTACGCAATTGGCGGCGTGTGTCCGATCGGCCACGTCGGCAAGACCGTGATGCTGATCGATGAAGATTTGCTGCAACTGACCAATGTCTGGGCGGCAGCCGGGCATCCGCACGCCGTGTTCAACCTGACGCCGAAGCAGCTGGTGACGATGACTGCGGCGCCGGTGGCGGATGTCGCGCTGCGGGCCTGA